A window of Desulfuromonas soudanensis genomic DNA:
CTCCCGGAAACGGGGCATGGCCACGGTAAGATCTCCGGAAGTAACTCGCTTCACCACCCGGTTAATTTCGGACAACGGGGTGCGGATATGGAAGTTGAGCAGGAGAATGAGGATGGCGGCGACGGCAACGAGCATGGCCAGTTGATAGGACGGAATGACCATCAGGCTTTTGTCCATCCAGGCGTCGATGGTTCGCCCGGCATAGGTGATCCTGAATTCCCCGAGAACCGTCTCTCCGGAGAGGATCGTCCGGGTGGAAACAAAGGGTTCAAGGTCGATTTCACCTGCCGATTTTTCAGCAATGACCTTCCCCTTGTCGTCGAACACCCCCACGGAGAGGATGTCCGGATCCTGCAGGTATCCTTCGAGACAGGAATCGATGAAGGGGAAGTTGTAGTTCAACAGCGGGTCGGCGACCACCGCCGCCGCCTGGCCAACGGTCCGTTCCATCCGGCCGTGCAGGTCCGTCAGCAACTTGATGCGCGTAGTGCGCAAAAAGAAAAAGGTTCCGATCCCCTGCCCGACCAGCAGCACCAGCAACAAAACAAGTATAAACCTGGCCGTGATGGACTTGTTCCAATTCATGAACATCACCAAAGGCTCCCCCCGGCTAGGCCCCGGTTCAGGAATTGACAAAAAAGTCCGGCCCATGGGCACCCGCCACGGGCCAGACGATCGGAGTTAAAAAAACCTTTCCGATTCCGTCGTTCGCCGACGGAGAAGGAACAATCGGCTACTTGACGGCCCCGGCCTTTGCGGCGCTCAGCACCCCGTTGTCGAGAAAGAAGTAGTTCTTATACCCGTTGTCCTCCAGGTAATACTGGAGCCATTGTACCTGTTTGCCCACCGCATCGGTGATCAGTAGCTGGTTGTCCTTGAACTCCCCTTTCTTGAGGAGAGGAACCAGCCGGTCCGAGGGGATGTTGCGCACCCCGGAGAGGGTCAGCATCTTGTTCTGGGGGAGCTGGGGGTCTTTTGCCCGCTGGAAGGGCTCGCGAATATCGATCACCAGGGAATTGGCCTCGGAAGCTTTTTTGGCGAACTCGGCATAGCCGATCTTGCGGGCGGAAAAGGCCTCGTCGCTGAGAAGCTTTTCCTTGACCGCCGGGGTCCGCCCCATCAGGGTCCCTTTTTCGGGATGGGTGGTGATCCAGGCGTTGACGCCGGCATCGTAGCAGAAGACGTTGGCAAAACCGGCCGCCATGGCCTCTTCGGCCGCCTTGTAACTCTTGGCGCAGGTGGTGCCGTTGCAGTAGAACGCCAGAGGCGAGGCGCTCTCCTTGGCCCGGGCCTTTTCCAGTTCGCCGATAAAAGTTCCCTGAGAAATGGAAATGTGCACGGCCTTGGTGATATGGGCGACATCGTACTCGATGTCGGAGCGGACATCGACGATGACTGCCTGGTCATAAACCCTGGCCAGTTCGTCGGTGGAGATCGGTTTCACATTGGGATATTTGGGTCGCAGCACGAATTCGTCGGCGGCAGCGGCCAGACCGGCGACCATGAGGAGGGTAGCCAAAACGGCAGCGGCTTTGAAAATAGTTTTCTGCAAAGTCTGAGCTCCTTTCTTGGGTGTTGCATTGTTCAATGACGGGTTCTCGAACGCAGGACAGGAAGGGACCGGCTACGGGCCGGTCCCTTCCTTCTTTATTTGCCGAACAGCACGGTCGGTTCTTTGACAGCGCGTGTCGAAGCTTTGACTCTTAAGCGCGTCGAGAAAAGTTACTTTGAATAGCCCTCACCGGCGAAGGTATAGGGGAGACCATCGACCTTCCAGCCGTTTTTGGTGCGATAACCGTTGGCGTCCGTGCCCCCCTCGAAACCGGTGGTCATGTTCAGCACGTTGTATCCCTTCGCCTCGAGAAGCGCCGCGGCCGCGGCGCTGCGACCGCCGCTGCGGCACATAAGGATCAGAACCGCGTCGCAATTGTCCTGGAAGCGCTCCTCCACATCCTTGAGAAAGCGCTTGTTGTCGATCAGAACCCCCTTCTTCTCAATCATCGAGGAGATGTTGACGACCTTCCCTTCGAGGGCCGCCCCTTCTCCGGCTTTGTTCTTTCCGGGGTGGCCGACCCACTGCCACTCGGCGATGGTCCGGACGTCGACGATGTAGAAGTCAGGGCTGGATGTCGCCAGGGCGTAGGCATCCGAAGGGGTGACATTGTCGAAGGCCAGGGAGCTGGCGGCGGCGACGAGTGTCAGGGAAAAAACCATGGCAACCATCAGGAACATTTTCTTCATTTCTGTCTCCTTTGCTGCAACATGAAAAGAATTTCCCCCGGATCAGCTGCTCCACTTCCACACCGCGGCCAGGGATGTTTCTCCTGGGTCGGGCTCGATGAAGAAGCGCAAATCCTGGCCCGGGAGGCTTCGAATAGCCAGAAATATGCAAATCCCAGGCCTGCTTCATCGACCGGATACAGTGACGGATTCAAAAATAGTTATGTTCCAATATATTAGGTATTCAAATTATTAAATTCCATCAAGTTCTATTAATTTCCACCATATATGTTTTGTTCTTTAATGAAAAATATGACCGCCTAGGAGTCCCGGGATTAAAAGGGTTTTTTCGGATCCAAGGAAAAAAAAGAGAGGGAACCCTTTGAAATTATTTGCCCATTTTTGTCACCTGCCGAAAACAAAATCTGTCACCTTTGGCCCCCCTGCCGGCTTCTTCTACGGAAACAGATGGGCTGAAACGTTGGTAAAAAAAAAGGGGGGGCCGCTTCCTGCCAGCGCCCCCTCCCAATCATCCTTGGCTCAACTCTCCCGCTTCGTTTTCGAAGTCAGTCCGAAATAATCAACCCCTCCGGACGATCAGCCCGCCGAGATAACGGGGGTCGAGTTCGGCGGAGGAGCGGGTGCAAAAATCCTCGGCCCACAGATCGAGGCAATAATCGGCAAAGGGTCCGGTCCCCGGGAGGAGGGATTCGAGCCACTGCCCCGTGTCCCGGCGCAGCTCCTCGGCGAGGAGGCCGTCGCGACAGACCCGGTCGTGGAGGGCCCCGAGCTCCGCCTGGGGAAAGGGCTCGGGGAGGAAGTCCCGTCCCTGGAGGCGGTTGGCCAGGGCGGTGAGAAAGAAGTCGGAGAGGGTCAGATCGGCGGCATCGTCGGGGTAACAGCCGGACAGGTCGAGGCTTTCCGGGAGGGGGAGCTCGAAGGGGAAGTGTCCGGCAAAGAGCTGCAGCTGCAGCTCGAGGCGCTCCAGCCACTCGCCGGCCAGCCGGAGATCGCGCAGGGTGGC
This region includes:
- a CDS encoding rhodanese-like domain-containing protein, producing MQKTIFKAAAVLATLLMVAGLAAAADEFVLRPKYPNVKPISTDELARVYDQAVIVDVRSDIEYDVAHITKAVHISISQGTFIGELEKARAKESASPLAFYCNGTTCAKSYKAAEEAMAAGFANVFCYDAGVNAWITTHPEKGTLMGRTPAVKEKLLSDEAFSARKIGYAEFAKKASEANSLVIDIREPFQRAKDPQLPQNKMLTLSGVRNIPSDRLVPLLKKGEFKDNQLLITDAVGKQVQWLQYYLEDNGYKNYFFLDNGVLSAAKAGAVK
- a CDS encoding rhodanese-like domain-containing protein → MKKMFLMVAMVFSLTLVAAASSLAFDNVTPSDAYALATSSPDFYIVDVRTIAEWQWVGHPGKNKAGEGAALEGKVVNISSMIEKKGVLIDNKRFLKDVEERFQDNCDAVLILMCRSGGRSAAAAALLEAKGYNVLNMTTGFEGGTDANGYRTKNGWKVDGLPYTFAGEGYSK